CTCTAATAAAGAAGAGATGCTCTCTACCATAGAACAAGCGAAAAGAATGCTTTCAGAAAAAAAACACCGCATTCTATCCCAATCATCTTTTTATAAAACAGAGCCTTGGGGGGAAAAACAACAACCCGATTTTTTAAACCAAGTTATTATAATCCAAACAGATACCACACCTTTTCTTTTATTAGAGCAACTCCAAGAAATAGAAAAACTACTTGGAAGAACCCGAAATGAAGAGAATAGATGGGCTGAAAGAACCATAGATATAGACATCCTCTATGCTGAAAATACCATTCTCAAAACGGAAACATTGACAATCCCACACCCCCTCATCCATTTGAGAAACTTTACTCTTATTCCTTTGGTAGAAATTGACCCTTTTTTTATACATCCTCTTTTAAAAAGAAACCAACAACAATTACTCCATTCCTCTCCCGACAAATGCACCGTCATACAACATACAAATCTTTTATAACATTAAAATAGAATGCAAAAAAAAAACAAGTCAGAGAATCACATTGTATACTCTACCAATCCTCAATTTTTATATTCACAAGATAATCAAGCAGAAGAAAAAACAGTTTCTGCCGAAAAACAAAAATTATATGTATACTATGAAACAAAAGGAAGGAGAGGAAAACAAGTCACTATCATTACTGGATTGAAAGGAAGAACAGAGGATTTAGAAATTTTAGCAAAAAAAATAAAGATACATTGCGGCACAGGAGGAAGCGTAAAAGAAAAAGAAATAATTATACAAGGTAACTTTGTGGATACTATAAAAACATTCCTTAAAAAAGACAACTACTCGGTCAAATAAATGTATGTAGAGCAGAAACTATTTCACCTACCACCGTTTTTTTTTCTTTACAAGCAGTGTTTATTATAATGTCCGCTGTTTTATAGATAGGGATTCTGTATGAAAATCTTTTCTCGATACTGTTCTGAAAATCTTGGGATGAAATGGATTCAATAAGAGGACGTTTTTCTTTTTTCCTCCACAAGCGGACGGAAATATCCTCCCATGGGGTTTCTAAATAAATAGTAATCCCATTTTCTTTCATATGTTTCATATTTTCAAAAAAAAAAGGCGTTCCTCCTCCACAGGATAGTACATATTCTGTTTTTTTGTGTATAATTTCTTGGAGTACATGAGATTCTATTTCTCTAAAAAAAGGTTCTCCATCTGTTCTAAATATTTCAGAAACAGTTTTTTTTTCTTTTTTTTCTACTTCTCCATCCAAATCCAAAAAAGGAATTTGAATCTCCATAGATAATATCTTTCCAACAGTAGTTTTTCCTGAACCCGGTAGTCCAATTAAAAAAAATTTCTTTGTACCTGCAAGTTTCATCTGAGAAGGGGTATGACTTCTTGTTTTTTAGGAGTATCATTATGATGCCACATTCCTGTTACGGTGCCTTCTTGCAAAAGAATAATACCAGGATTTGCTCGCATCATTGTTTTTAGAACTGTACCATCAGCAAAAAAATAAGGAATAGCCAATTGCACCTTGTGTCTAAATTCTTCAAAAGTGTTTTTATCTACTGATGTAATTGCCCATATTTGTATATCTGTATCCTTCTCTAACTCTTGTATGAGTGTATTTATGCGAGAAATATTTTTAACACTTGCCTGTTTAGGATCTCGTATAATAATCAATAGTTTCTTCCCTCTAAAAGATTCTTCTGTAAAATTTTG
This DNA window, taken from Chitinophagaceae bacterium, encodes the following:
- a CDS encoding shikimate kinase, which codes for MKLAGTKKFFLIGLPGSGKTTVGKILSMEIQIPFLDLDGEVEKKEKKTVSEIFRTDGEPFFREIESHVLQEIIHKKTEYVLSCGGGTPFFFENMKHMKENGITIYLETPWEDISVRLWRKKEKRPLIESISSQDFQNSIEKRFSYRIPIYKTADIIINTACKEKKTVVGEIVSALHTFI
- a CDS encoding translation initiation factor, with amino-acid sequence MQKKNKSENHIVYSTNPQFLYSQDNQAEEKTVSAEKQKLYVYYETKGRRGKQVTIITGLKGRTEDLEILAKKIKIHCGTGGSVKEKEIIIQGNFVDTIKTFLKKDNYSVK
- the folK gene encoding 2-amino-4-hydroxy-6-hydroxymethyldihydropteridine diphosphokinase encodes the protein MNYHILLGSNKEEMLSTIEQAKRMLSEKKHRILSQSSFYKTEPWGEKQQPDFLNQVIIIQTDTTPFLLLEQLQEIEKLLGRTRNEENRWAERTIDIDILYAENTILKTETLTIPHPLIHLRNFTLIPLVEIDPFFIHPLLKRNQQQLLHSSPDKCTVIQHTNLL